Proteins encoded by one window of Cuniculiplasma divulgatum:
- a CDS encoding GTPase has protein sequence MSAIKIGIAGKPNAGKSTLFSAITGTMVAIGNYAFTTTQPNDGIGFMDTVCPDTELGKPCNPRRGRCENGTRFIPVEMVDVPGLIEGSSEGRGMGNMFMDALRDTTAIINLLDPINEEKQILSPEELIHDAESTENEIMRWFTSRFSSDWEKFTRKLSQSHITLEEALLQKAAFFNLKQKDIREILQKHHFTEDITKWNEDEKREFSSTVMSEIRPIVRVLNKGDLIENRKQYVDKGFVIISSDYELSIERAFNGGLIEGIKDIRPREKANQKQREAIQKMDMDYRSGTLSRIFDVLTDIIRTDLKKIVVYPVYDETKWCDKDGNILPDAIIMSQGQTAEDLAYEVHTDIGEGFIRAINGRTKMILGRNYELKDSDVIRIIARTK, from the coding sequence ATGTCAGCAATTAAAATAGGCATAGCGGGAAAGCCAAACGCCGGTAAATCAACACTTTTTTCAGCCATCACAGGTACAATGGTTGCAATAGGAAATTATGCATTCACCACAACACAGCCTAATGATGGGATTGGTTTTATGGATACTGTATGTCCGGATACTGAACTGGGTAAGCCATGTAATCCCAGAAGAGGAAGATGTGAAAACGGTACCAGATTCATACCCGTGGAAATGGTTGACGTTCCAGGATTAATAGAGGGATCAAGTGAAGGAAGGGGAATGGGCAACATGTTCATGGACGCGTTGAGAGATACCACTGCCATAATCAACCTGCTGGATCCCATAAATGAAGAAAAGCAGATTCTGAGTCCAGAGGAACTGATTCACGATGCAGAATCAACTGAAAATGAAATAATGAGATGGTTCACCTCAAGATTTTCCAGCGACTGGGAAAAATTCACAAGAAAGCTCTCACAGTCGCACATTACACTGGAGGAGGCTCTACTGCAGAAAGCAGCATTTTTTAATCTGAAGCAAAAAGACATCAGGGAAATATTACAGAAACATCATTTCACAGAAGATATTACCAAATGGAATGAAGATGAGAAAAGGGAGTTTTCTTCCACAGTCATGAGTGAAATTAGACCCATTGTAAGAGTACTGAACAAGGGAGACTTGATTGAAAATCGGAAACAATATGTGGACAAAGGATTCGTTATAATATCATCAGATTATGAGCTTTCTATAGAGAGAGCATTCAACGGAGGTCTGATAGAAGGCATAAAAGATATCAGACCACGAGAAAAAGCAAATCAAAAGCAAAGGGAAGCAATCCAGAAGATGGATATGGATTATAGATCAGGAACACTATCAAGAATTTTCGATGTGCTGACGGATATAATAAGAACTGATCTGAAAAAAATAGTTGTGTATCCGGTTTATGATGAAACAAAATGGTGCGACAAGGATGGAAATATTCTCCCAGACGCCATAATAATGAGTCAGGGCCAGACTGCGGAAGATCTTGCGTATGAAGTTCATACAGACATAGGAGAGGGATTCATAAGGGCAATTAATGGGAGAACAAAGATGATCCTTGGAAGAAATTACGAGTTAAAGGATTCAGATGTCATAAGGATAATTGCAAGGACGAAGTGA
- a CDS encoding GNAT family N-acetyltransferase produces MERVIICSGDHVSLAVLVREDAPVLYRIINDPEVHRFLSSPSRIYSLVDEYEWIDNSANIYEKSVNFAIIENKTKEVTGIIGINPIDSDRNGHVGYFLSRDKWGMGYMTESLKLMVEFSFNTMNLRKLYTNVYKPNEASKKVLEKNGFKHSGTMKDHHFVPGYGYVDEFYYELINKNYK; encoded by the coding sequence ATGGAAAGAGTGATCATTTGCAGTGGAGATCATGTATCCCTTGCAGTACTTGTTCGTGAGGATGCTCCTGTTCTTTACAGAATAATAAATGACCCTGAAGTACACAGATTCCTCTCATCACCATCAAGAATTTATTCACTTGTTGATGAGTATGAATGGATAGATAACTCAGCAAACATTTATGAAAAGAGTGTAAATTTTGCAATCATTGAAAATAAAACAAAGGAAGTTACAGGGATAATAGGCATAAATCCAATAGATTCTGACAGGAATGGACATGTTGGATATTTCCTTTCGAGGGATAAATGGGGAATGGGTTATATGACTGAGTCTCTGAAGCTGATGGTGGAATTTTCTTTTAATACTATGAACCTACGCAAGCTTTATACAAACGTTTACAAACCTAATGAGGCATCGAAAAAAGTTCTAGAGAAAAACGGATTCAAACACAGTGGAACAATGAAAGATCATCATTTTGTCCCTGGTTATGGGTATGTTGATGAATTTTACTATGAACTTATAAACAAAAATTACAAATAA
- a CDS encoding FAD-binding protein, giving the protein MNILVLAKQVPDVSKITFNPETGRIVREGVPLNINSFDRRAVEEAIRIKEKNGAKVMVASMGPPQAVDILDECLQMGADEAFLITDRKFGGADTWATSKILSHFIKIKSPDLVLAGKYSLDGETSQVPPQTSYMAGMNFVSAVSKLEIMEDGKKVTVEQDYEKGTRVITTSLPVLISVSEKINRARRVPEGTPSMKDRVQIVNSESMKLDINGNDASLTVVSGTEALHNERTVKMISLDEVFELLSRKMKEGGSKKRSQKTVLNSDFSGGKILGVALDDRDSGMQIATKLNDLSFQINAEPVMIGNVDPNLLHGMSASEYIHFNSEDIYSISRFLADYIKKERPKFVIIPSNSAGKDVAGIISAELSLGLTADCVDLKIEGENLIQYKPAFGGGIVARITSKTKPEIATVRPGIFLEKVTDREMTVREIYLKNSERYEIVENRIIESKYIPLQSSNIVIGIGRGVKGKQTIDHVVDLGEKLGIAVGGTRPVVDMRLMPRQQQIGLTGLSIAPDLYIALGVAGMDYHIVGLRYAKNILAINNDPNAPIFRYADYGCTEDAQKFIDKLDAFVSNLT; this is encoded by the coding sequence ATGAATATTCTTGTTCTTGCAAAACAGGTACCTGATGTAAGCAAGATAACCTTCAACCCGGAAACCGGAAGAATTGTTAGGGAAGGAGTACCACTAAACATCAATTCATTTGATAGAAGGGCCGTAGAGGAAGCTATTCGGATTAAGGAGAAGAACGGTGCCAAAGTAATGGTTGCATCCATGGGACCACCCCAGGCGGTGGATATTTTGGATGAATGCCTTCAGATGGGAGCGGATGAAGCTTTCCTAATAACTGATCGGAAGTTTGGAGGTGCGGATACGTGGGCAACCTCAAAAATTTTATCTCATTTTATAAAAATAAAATCTCCTGACCTTGTACTTGCAGGGAAGTACTCCCTTGATGGAGAGACCAGTCAGGTACCTCCACAAACATCCTACATGGCAGGTATGAATTTTGTGTCGGCAGTAAGCAAGCTTGAAATAATGGAAGATGGTAAAAAGGTTACTGTAGAACAGGATTATGAAAAGGGCACAAGGGTGATCACTACTTCGCTTCCTGTGCTTATTTCAGTAAGTGAAAAAATTAACAGGGCGAGAAGGGTTCCTGAAGGTACTCCTTCAATGAAGGATAGGGTCCAAATTGTAAATTCCGAGAGCATGAAACTTGATATCAATGGCAACGACGCATCCCTGACAGTTGTTTCTGGAACTGAAGCACTGCACAATGAGAGAACTGTTAAAATGATATCACTTGATGAGGTGTTTGAACTGTTATCCAGGAAAATGAAAGAAGGAGGCAGCAAAAAAAGATCTCAAAAAACTGTACTCAACAGTGATTTTTCAGGTGGCAAGATACTTGGAGTTGCACTTGATGACAGAGACTCCGGGATGCAGATTGCAACCAAACTCAATGATCTTTCGTTCCAGATAAATGCGGAACCGGTTATGATAGGAAATGTAGATCCCAACCTGTTGCATGGAATGAGTGCAAGTGAATATATACATTTCAACTCAGAAGATATATATTCAATTTCTAGATTTCTGGCTGATTACATCAAAAAGGAAAGACCAAAATTTGTGATTATTCCCTCAAACTCAGCTGGAAAGGATGTAGCTGGTATTATATCTGCTGAACTATCCCTCGGACTAACTGCAGACTGTGTGGATTTAAAAATCGAGGGTGAAAACCTTATTCAATATAAGCCAGCTTTTGGTGGAGGAATTGTTGCAAGGATAACATCAAAGACAAAACCCGAAATTGCAACAGTAAGACCGGGGATATTCCTTGAGAAAGTAACGGATAGAGAAATGACTGTTCGGGAAATATATCTGAAGAACTCGGAAAGATACGAAATAGTTGAGAACAGGATAATTGAATCAAAATATATTCCGCTGCAATCTTCTAACATTGTTATTGGCATTGGTAGAGGCGTAAAGGGAAAGCAAACCATAGATCATGTTGTTGATCTCGGAGAAAAGCTAGGTATTGCAGTAGGTGGAACTAGACCAGTGGTTGATATGAGATTGATGCCAAGGCAACAGCAAATTGGTCTTACAGGATTATCCATTGCCCCTGATCTCTATATTGCACTTGGTGTTGCTGGGATGGATTACCACATTGTAGGATTAAGATATGCCAAAAACATTCTTGCAATTAACAATGATCCTAATGCGCCAATATTTAGATATGCAGATTACGGGTGTACTGAAGATGCTCAGAAATTTATTGACAAACTTGATGCTTTTGTCAGTAATCTGACCTGA
- a CDS encoding Rieske (2Fe-2S) protein, whose product MTWYKVAKDGNMKDGDLAKVKVDGKEVLIIKDGDNYYATSHLCTHEEYDLSEGFMDNHELICPNHFATFNPKNGEVISPPEGSGSISSLKSYKTKVENGDIMVELQ is encoded by the coding sequence ATGACATGGTACAAAGTTGCGAAAGACGGAAACATGAAGGATGGAGATCTGGCAAAGGTAAAAGTTGACGGCAAAGAAGTTTTAATAATAAAGGATGGAGACAACTATTATGCAACATCACATCTCTGCACACATGAAGAATATGACCTTTCAGAGGGCTTCATGGACAACCATGAACTGATCTGCCCAAACCATTTTGCGACGTTCAATCCTAAGAATGGGGAGGTTATAAGCCCTCCAGAGGGCTCTGGTAGTATCTCATCCCTTAAGTCATATAAAACAAAGGTAGAGAATGGAGATATAATGGTAGAATTACAATGA
- a CDS encoding DUF6159 family protein, which yields MFERMKAGWRLAKSVRKSVSGHKGLVTYPLLSGITAIIIFIATFLSLFFTIPLDSGANSSVLLIYIGSFILAYILIGFLATVILLSMMIAYRSILKGDNRGIRESLNKGFTYKKEAIEWAIFYSILVMIMRMIESRFRGFSQIIIGAVGSFIISISTFFAVPAILDYKCGPIEAVKHSVETITRNFGQTFGGIAYIDLYTLAIVLLGFLIFIFGLILGISTLTVVGFAAMLSAGIIIMAIGLILNFTYSNIFKLVIFDYANGKGLPPEFNESDIKIATRQKKSRFGGIMGNSNL from the coding sequence ATGTTTGAAAGAATGAAGGCCGGATGGAGACTTGCGAAAAGCGTGAGAAAATCTGTTTCAGGTCATAAAGGATTGGTTACATATCCACTTCTTTCTGGTATCACAGCTATTATTATTTTTATTGCAACGTTCCTGTCACTCTTTTTCACAATTCCATTAGATTCAGGTGCAAATAGTAGTGTTCTATTGATTTATATTGGAAGTTTTATTCTGGCGTACATACTGATTGGTTTCCTTGCAACTGTTATTCTACTATCAATGATGATAGCCTACAGATCAATTCTTAAGGGAGACAATAGGGGGATCAGAGAATCACTGAATAAGGGATTCACCTACAAAAAAGAAGCCATTGAATGGGCTATATTCTATTCAATTCTAGTAATGATCATGAGAATGATAGAGTCAAGATTTCGTGGTTTTAGCCAGATAATAATAGGAGCCGTAGGTTCATTTATTATATCTATTTCTACATTCTTTGCTGTTCCAGCAATTCTCGACTATAAGTGTGGGCCTATAGAGGCGGTGAAGCATAGCGTTGAAACCATAACAAGAAACTTTGGTCAGACCTTTGGCGGAATAGCGTACATCGATCTGTATACACTGGCAATAGTTCTACTGGGATTTCTCATCTTTATATTCGGATTGATACTGGGAATATCAACACTGACAGTGGTTGGATTTGCTGCTATGCTGAGTGCTGGTATTATAATCATGGCTATAGGATTGATACTAAACTTCACATATTCGAACATCTTCAAACTTGTGATCTTTGATTATGCAAATGGAAAAGGCTTACCACCTGAATTCAACGAGTCTGACATAAAGATAGCAACAAGACAAAAAAAATCAAGATTTGGAGGAATCATGGGAAACAGTAATCTTTAA
- a CDS encoding helix-turn-helix transcriptional regulator, protein MSVSARGKPSRVRVLETVKKLDSPTLSQLSNELKMSKTAILKQVSLLERDGVISRTYVQTGKGRPVCKVNVTNNAYDQLQDIYRSIAEDALSYVEKKFGCSMIKEIMALRNEKLIEEYRMELMGMDWESILKKFEEMRNREGYLAEVTERQDGSIEISEFNCPLIKIAEKYREACSFERDFLSYIFGMEIIQMSTVLENSRSCKFILREKL, encoded by the coding sequence GTGAGTGTATCAGCAAGGGGAAAACCATCAAGGGTAAGGGTCCTTGAAACAGTAAAAAAGCTGGATTCTCCAACGCTTTCACAACTAAGTAACGAATTGAAGATGTCAAAAACGGCCATTCTGAAGCAGGTCAGTCTGCTGGAAAGGGATGGAGTAATTTCAAGAACATATGTTCAGACTGGAAAAGGAAGACCGGTATGCAAGGTCAATGTAACAAATAATGCGTATGATCAGCTACAGGACATTTACCGTAGTATTGCAGAAGATGCTCTATCTTATGTGGAAAAAAAATTTGGCTGTAGCATGATAAAGGAGATAATGGCCTTAAGAAACGAGAAGCTCATTGAGGAATACAGAATGGAACTCATGGGCATGGACTGGGAATCAATACTTAAAAAGTTCGAGGAAATGAGGAACAGGGAAGGGTATCTGGCTGAAGTCACAGAAAGACAGGATGGTTCCATAGAGATTTCTGAATTTAACTGCCCCTTAATTAAGATAGCTGAAAAGTACAGGGAAGCCTGCTCCTTTGAGAGGGATTTTCTCAGTTACATATTTGGAATGGAAATAATACAGATGAGCACCGTACTGGAAAACTCAAGATCCTGTAAATTTATATTAAGAGAAAAGTTATAG
- the map gene encoding type II methionyl aminopeptidase → MDAEEKIKILEAGKLGRKALEVASSLIEPGALFLDVAEKTENFIRENGGKPSFPLNLSINNEAAHYTPAPNDKKTFKTGDLVKVDIGAQIDGYISDNATTVEIGGKGDYSNLIDCTREALNAALKVLRPNIEIYKIGQAIGEKIESFGFKPVKNLGGHGIKRNDLHSTIFIPNYDDGNGRRIENGQLIAIEPFASTGIGLIHNGMGGNIYIFSGTKPDPKDPVIQNFSTLPFAERWLAKVKPDYKDYLKKNLFMKQISHFAVLKEHKGAMISQAEHTILFDGDQIIVTTQ, encoded by the coding sequence ATGGATGCAGAAGAAAAAATAAAGATTCTTGAGGCAGGCAAACTGGGTAGGAAAGCCCTGGAAGTCGCCTCATCACTAATAGAACCGGGAGCATTATTCCTTGATGTGGCAGAAAAGACTGAGAATTTTATTCGCGAGAATGGTGGAAAACCATCCTTTCCCCTTAATCTATCAATAAACAACGAGGCTGCTCACTATACTCCAGCCCCAAATGATAAGAAGACATTCAAAACGGGTGATCTTGTTAAGGTAGATATAGGCGCTCAGATAGATGGATACATATCAGATAATGCAACAACAGTTGAAATCGGAGGAAAGGGAGATTACAGTAATCTCATAGACTGTACAAGGGAAGCACTCAATGCTGCTCTGAAGGTACTGAGACCAAACATAGAAATATACAAAATAGGGCAGGCTATTGGCGAAAAGATAGAATCATTCGGGTTCAAACCGGTTAAAAATCTTGGTGGCCACGGAATCAAGAGAAACGATCTTCATTCTACTATATTCATCCCGAACTATGATGACGGCAATGGAAGAAGAATTGAAAACGGACAATTGATTGCAATTGAACCATTTGCCTCCACAGGCATAGGACTGATACACAATGGAATGGGAGGCAACATATACATATTCAGCGGAACAAAACCTGATCCAAAGGATCCAGTGATACAGAACTTCAGTACACTGCCCTTTGCTGAAAGGTGGCTGGCGAAGGTCAAACCAGATTACAAGGATTATCTGAAGAAAAATCTTTTCATGAAACAAATAAGCCATTTTGCAGTGCTTAAGGAACATAAGGGAGCAATGATATCACAGGCAGAACATACCATACTTTTTGATGGCGATCAGATCATAGTGACAACACAGTAA
- the tmk gene encoding dTMP kinase: MGKFIVIEGIDRSGKSTLARNIAIDLQNRGKSVILTHEPTSYFDSGLDILSKLKREDYMILLAMFIRDRIEHNKYILKSMTEDDFVICDRYSLSSLAYQGVFLKEHFKDQDQFYRWIENVLSISHIEPDLTIFIDFNGKSFRQGNGEKRELEIFEENEYLKDVYNIYTEAIKRGIFFNQGRIIGGNGSKEEMLNEAIKEILQIFHIQ, from the coding sequence ATGGGTAAGTTTATTGTGATTGAGGGTATAGACAGATCAGGTAAGAGCACTCTTGCGAGGAACATTGCCATAGATCTTCAGAACAGAGGAAAGAGCGTGATTCTGACACATGAACCAACTTCCTACTTTGATTCTGGCCTGGACATTCTCTCAAAATTGAAAAGAGAGGACTACATGATTCTTCTTGCAATGTTTATAAGAGACAGAATTGAACATAACAAGTATATTCTAAAAAGTATGACCGAAGATGACTTTGTCATATGTGACAGATACTCCCTTTCATCCCTTGCCTATCAGGGAGTTTTCTTAAAGGAACATTTCAAAGATCAGGACCAATTTTACAGATGGATTGAAAATGTTCTATCCATAAGTCACATCGAACCTGATCTTACCATATTCATAGACTTCAACGGAAAGTCGTTTAGACAGGGAAATGGTGAAAAGAGAGAGCTAGAAATATTTGAGGAGAACGAGTACCTTAAGGATGTTTATAACATTTACACCGAAGCAATAAAAAGAGGGATATTTTTCAATCAGGGAAGGATAATAGGTGGAAATGGAAGCAAGGAAGAAATGCTAAATGAGGCTATAAAGGAAATCCTGCAGATTTTCCACATTCAGTAA
- a CDS encoding trans-sulfuration enzyme family protein: protein MSKRGFNTRAVSSGELKDKKYGNVVTPIFQNATFLYPNYTEGSSKDPNTGDSFIYSRWGNPTVIALEEKYASLEGAAHALSFSTGMAGITSLMMSLVGKKKRVLSIIDLYGQTLSFFKNKLPKYGLDVDIISIDKLNSIDFDVTKYDVIYTESITNPSMKVLDLKTIGELCNKNGITLIVDATFCSPYNQNPLDLGADYVVHSGTKYLNGHSDTMSGFVSSNTDLSDIFDMRKNLGATLDAFQAYLIQRGMKTLGLRMRQHNSNAMEVAQFLKENSNVISVNYPGLKDDRYHSIAEKNMRGFGGMLSFRVKGGIKGARNFMKGLESISAAPSLGGVESLATLPIDTSHGSVSQDDRKVMEVTEDMVRLSVGIEDPEDLKEELGKALSHVN from the coding sequence ATGAGTAAGAGAGGATTTAACACCAGAGCTGTAAGTTCTGGAGAACTTAAGGATAAGAAATATGGCAACGTTGTCACTCCAATATTTCAGAACGCAACGTTCTTATATCCAAATTACACAGAAGGGTCATCGAAGGATCCAAATACAGGCGATTCTTTTATCTATTCTAGATGGGGAAATCCAACGGTAATAGCACTTGAAGAAAAATATGCGTCACTGGAAGGAGCAGCACATGCCTTATCTTTTTCCACAGGCATGGCAGGAATAACATCACTCATGATGTCTCTTGTTGGAAAGAAGAAGAGAGTTCTTTCAATAATAGATCTTTATGGCCAGACACTCAGTTTCTTCAAGAATAAGCTCCCAAAATATGGACTGGATGTGGATATAATATCTATAGACAAACTGAACTCTATCGATTTTGATGTTACCAAATATGATGTCATATATACAGAAAGTATAACAAATCCATCAATGAAAGTTCTTGACTTAAAAACCATCGGTGAACTTTGTAACAAGAATGGGATCACACTCATAGTAGATGCGACATTCTGCTCTCCATACAATCAGAATCCTCTTGATCTTGGCGCTGACTATGTGGTTCACAGTGGAACAAAATACCTGAATGGGCATTCTGATACAATGTCGGGGTTTGTCAGTTCCAACACGGATCTTTCAGATATATTCGACATGAGGAAAAATCTTGGGGCCACTCTTGATGCATTCCAGGCATATCTCATCCAGAGGGGAATGAAGACACTTGGATTGAGAATGAGGCAGCACAACTCAAATGCTATGGAAGTTGCCCAATTCCTTAAAGAGAATTCCAATGTCATCTCAGTGAACTATCCCGGATTGAAGGATGATAGATATCATTCTATTGCAGAGAAAAACATGAGAGGTTTCGGAGGAATGTTATCCTTTAGGGTTAAGGGTGGGATCAAGGGAGCACGAAATTTTATGAAGGGACTGGAAAGCATCTCTGCAGCCCCCAGCCTTGGGGGTGTTGAATCCCTTGCCACTCTGCCCATAGATACATCTCACGGTTCTGTAAGTCAGGACGACAGGAAGGTAATGGAAGTTACAGAGGATATGGTAAGACTTTCAGTGGGAATAGAAGATCCTGAGGATTTAAAAGAGGAGCTGGGAAAAGCTCTCAGTCATGTAAATTGA
- a CDS encoding APC family permease, translating to MISRWQATFIGLGNIIGAGIFVLAGTAISDAGPGAIIAFVITAILALTIALNSAELSSKIVSHGGLYSFTKITMGESAGFVVGWLRAISYAIAASAVAIGFGSYLLSFVSLPYVYILLLAAIVIAVAAFIDYRGINTVAKVEHVLVFITIGGLVLFILISIFYGHWTAPRFTPFIPSKPMAIIEAASLAFFAYSGFNTIATLGPETKNPEKSIPFAILIALAVSTILYIIIIFGMLALMPYEDYGVTGNPLFNALVFAKAPVAVEYAINIVAIIATFTVTVSLIVAGSRTLLQMSQDKLLPKWIQGREKDSPRRATLLIAGLAIVSLFIGNVQVIALASNFGVIFSYSLTGLAVVILRKRKMEGKFKSPFYPFVQILSIALSAVIMFALGERSFYIGTITILVGFMLYFIEKEKLFGTKKDSASEIGQNSINLHD from the coding sequence ATGATCAGCAGATGGCAGGCCACCTTCATAGGTCTCGGTAACATCATAGGTGCAGGTATATTTGTTCTTGCAGGGACTGCAATTAGTGATGCAGGTCCAGGGGCAATTATTGCCTTTGTTATAACTGCAATACTTGCCCTGACAATTGCACTTAACAGCGCGGAACTTTCTTCAAAAATTGTGTCTCACGGTGGTCTCTATTCATTTACAAAAATTACCATGGGCGAATCCGCTGGATTTGTTGTGGGATGGCTTCGGGCAATTTCGTACGCAATCGCTGCCTCTGCGGTTGCAATAGGCTTTGGTTCCTATCTTCTTTCATTTGTCAGTTTGCCATATGTATACATATTACTGCTTGCTGCCATAGTTATAGCCGTCGCAGCATTCATTGACTACCGCGGAATAAATACAGTTGCAAAGGTTGAACATGTTCTTGTGTTTATCACTATTGGCGGACTTGTTCTATTTATACTAATTTCCATATTTTATGGCCACTGGACTGCACCAAGATTTACACCTTTTATACCATCGAAACCAATGGCAATAATCGAAGCAGCTTCTCTTGCGTTCTTTGCCTATTCAGGGTTCAACACCATAGCAACCCTTGGCCCAGAAACGAAGAATCCTGAGAAGAGCATACCCTTTGCAATACTGATAGCACTGGCAGTGAGTACCATACTTTACATAATTATAATCTTCGGGATGCTTGCCCTTATGCCCTATGAGGATTACGGGGTTACTGGCAATCCTCTCTTCAACGCACTGGTATTCGCCAAAGCACCTGTTGCTGTGGAATATGCAATAAATATTGTTGCTATAATTGCGACGTTCACTGTAACCGTGTCCCTTATAGTTGCCGGATCAAGAACACTGCTACAGATGAGCCAGGATAAACTTTTGCCTAAATGGATACAGGGTAGGGAGAAAGATTCACCCAGAAGGGCAACACTGTTGATTGCAGGACTGGCTATTGTATCTCTATTTATAGGAAACGTTCAGGTTATAGCACTTGCCTCAAATTTTGGAGTTATTTTCTCCTATTCCCTGACTGGCCTTGCAGTTGTTATACTCAGAAAGAGAAAGATGGAAGGAAAGTTCAAATCACCCTTTTATCCTTTCGTTCAGATTCTGTCCATTGCGCTCTCAGCAGTTATAATGTTTGCTCTTGGGGAAAGGTCATTTTACATTGGAACCATAACAATATTGGTGGGATTCATGCTCTATTTTATAGAAAAAGAAAAATTGTTTGGAACGAAAAAAGATTCGGCAAGTGAGATCGGTCAAAATTCAATCAATTTACATGACTGA